AGATGACACTGCTCATCTTACAACTCCTCATTATGAACCGCTGCGGTTTATTTGCTCGCAAGTTGGATTTGATGATTCTTTTTCTGGAGACGATAAGCAAGTTGTTGACGTTGTTGCTCCATCATTTGTTATTCCACGCTTAGACgacattttaaataaaattgcaGATAAGCCTTTATATTCACCTGACGATTGGGAGCTTTACTTTACGAGACCTGACGGAAAGCATTCTATGACTGATTTGTTACCATTATATGCAGATCTCTATTGGGACCACGATTGCCTATATAAGTAAAAGGCTATGGTTTATTTCCTTTAGTAAGGATTATTCTAATGAcattaatgattttaaagataACAAATAAGTCaagaattattatttattcaacaTGTGTAAAAATGACGAAGTAAATACCTGATAGAGAAGTAAAATAGGCATGATATTAAACTCGGGACATAAACcgttaaaataataaaaaaaatcctctcatgaaaaattaaagtcCATAGACAACTCATAAATAAACCATTAGAATTTTGATGATTCTTGTGACAGAAAATATGatttaattctttcttcaaaaccAAAAGGAACACAGTAAATTGGATGAGCCGGTAATAAAGAGCTTAAAGAGGAGTGTAAGATGGAAGGTTTATAGGACCAACCATCAGAAGTGTGATATCTGTAGTCATAAGCAATTGATGATAACCCTAATAGACAATAACAAGTATGATATTGATCAGGCCGTTTTGGTGGTTTGTCACGTAAACCGCCGCTTGTACTCTGGCAACATTGAAGAATATATcctaataatttttctggATTATAAAAAAGGTTAGGCAGGCTTTTATGAGAAGCCGAACCATAGCCTGAAGCCACAATCACATGGCTAGCACCGACCCACCAACTATAACAACCATCCACTAGCTTGTTAGAGCGACCGGAAAATCCGTAAAGAGCAGGATCTTGACGTTGTACAAGCCAAGTGCtaagttttatttcatttaaattgTCAAGACCTCCCAGCAAAGCAATTGCGGCAAGGGCACAAAATGTATATCCGCCATGAGCCTCGGCGTAAGGGACACCTGAAAGACCTCCCTCATAAGTTTGGCACTTGCAAAGCCATTGCAAGGTACCCTCAAACAGAGGATCGTCCATACTGATTCCCactaaagaagaaacacATACAGCTGCATAAACGGATCGAGCATCCGACTCTCCCTCATTATTAACTCGAAACGAACCATCcggattttttaaagagaaTAACCAATCGTACAAACGATCGCGCTCTATCAAGGAATATGCGTCGGTGGAGTCACAAAGACATATACTGAGTATAGAAGCATAAGTACTCAATAAATGTTCATCTTGTCCATTCCCACCACAAAAACCACCACTAGGCCCTTTCAACTGTCGCACACTGCTAATAGCCCGTTCACAAACAGAGCTGTCAAGTTTGCCTAAAATTGCCAATGAACTTAGTTCCCAATAAACCATCCAAGCCCTTGATGCATCCAATACTGTAAAGGGAGAAGGAAGAGGATCTAGCATTTTGGTTAAATACTTAAGATGCTTTTGCAAATTGAACGATTGACTCTCGCCGTTCAGCAATGGAAGAACAGCTGTAGCCGTTTCGTTTTGCATAACTTGCGTTTCTGATAATTCATCCATCTTTACTAACTTTAACGAAAGAGTCCGCTCAccaaaaagctttattaattataaaGTTGTTGGACTGGTTTACTTAAACACTAGAAGACAAAGAACCTAAAGTAACAGCCAAATTGTTACTTGGCGCTAGATGTGAAGGTTTCGCATATTAGAGGAAATACTTGTATGAGAGGAGCTCGAAGATGAAAGTTTTGAAAGACATGTGGCACCCTGTTTCCTTCTTAAAAGTAATTGCTCTCCTAGGGTCTTATTAATTTCGGCAAGTCTCTGTTCAACAGTTTTATAATATTCAAGGCCCTTAGATACACCTTCCGATATAGCTTTAGCCGtaagagaagaagaaagcaaattaGAACATaactctttatttttagaaaattggTTATTGTATACTTCCATCTTTCTCAAAAATTCCGGATTTTGTTTCAACTTTTGTGTAACATTTCTCATCTCATTCAATAGTAGTTGCTGTTGCCGATAAGATGCATGTAATCTATTTCGCAAGGGGTCAAACTTCTTTAATTCTAGTTCAAAAAGCTGATTGGTATCGAGTGCAGAGTCCTTCCGCTTACTATTTTGCATGAGAGACTCAGAAATATCATCTTGCAAACACTTTTGCTGTAAAGCCTGTAAAGTGGTCTGCCTTTCAGGAACTAACTTTTGAACTCTGGATTGCAATTCTTCTAACAAGTCAAGCTGTATTTTCATATCGCGCTCTTGCTCCTCCTGCTCAATAGGAATATCAAGTAAGCTTTGACCAGAATTATCAGTTGAGGAAATGGACGATTCTAGTAATGCGCTAATTTTGGAAGAGTTACACAACGTTTCTACATCATCTTTTACTAAAGCATATTGTTGGGATATAGCGGAATCAGTAGCGGAAGCCTCTGCCAAGGTCTTCAAGTAATTGTTGAGTTCACTTTGATAAGGAGCGGCAAACTCTAAGCTATCTGATAACGTCCACGAGGGTCCAAGTTTCGCCTTCATCTTGGCATTTTCATTGGCTTCCACTTCTAAGTCACTCTTAATTTTCGCTATAATTTGCTTCAACTTTGTGGATTTTGCAAACAACTCgtgaattttaaaagtaggattaaaagaaataagttGGGAACGAGCTTCTATAAGTTCTTTCGGAATAAAGTTCGTTTTGGAATCCGAATGTGTGATTTCTTGAAGCCGGCTAAGGTCTAAGGAGGCGAAAACCGTTGCCATTTGGGTGTTTTGTCGTTCTACTTCAGCTTGTTCAGCGCGAAACACTTTGGCAGTCTCCTCTGAATACAGCGAACTGGCGGTCGTAACGGCGCTAGGCACAAAGGCCTTGAACAAATCATCtccaacaattttttttgcagtTTCAAATCCATCTTGACTTCCATACAATTTCTCTAAAGGAAGTGGTGGTAGAGCTTGCAAAGGAGATATTTTTGGGAGCTCAACTTCCTTGACTACAAGATCATGAAACACAAAGTCATTATCTTTCTCAGCAGTTTTTAACAAATGAGACAAGGAGGATTTGATGAAGGTAGAAATGGTCTGAGGATAGTCAGAAAGACTAGGCTTATGAATAAAATCAGTACTCAACTTTATACCATTGAATAACTTTTGAGCAGACGAAAGAATTGACTTAGCTTGTTGTAAATATCCAATAGCAAGCCCTTGTTTCGATTTTTCCAACTGAGCGCGTGCCATAAAATAAGAGGAAAATCCCTCAAGGGCGGCCTTTTTGGCAGAAGCAAGCCGTATGAAATTGGGATTGCACGCCGGTTCCATAGATTCAAATGCGTGTACACAGCTATCATATAAAGTAGCTGCCGAACTAGCAATCTTTGCAGCCAACGAATAGTTCATGTTAGAGTCACTAGCTGAAAAAGACATATGTCCCAAGACACACTCCTGTGCTTGACCCAAGAAAAGATTGTAAATACctagtaaaaaattggaatcTAAATCTCTTCCAGGTGCATGAATGAAAGATTCGCGTAAGAGTTTGGCAATACCGCTAGCGCATTGTAAACAATTGGCGGCCGCCTTATAATCATCCACAGTGTAAGCAGATGCATGATTAGCAGCCATTCGGGAAAGCAATGAAAccaaattgaataaaaccGATGCTTTTTCAAAGGCAAGAGAAGATTGCTTGACGAAATCTGCATCGGGATCTAAGATATCGCTCCACTCAAAAGAAATGTTGATTCCATTACCACCAGTGGGAAATCGGAAAGACAAATAGTCAAGTTGTCCGTAATAAGAATACAAAATATCCTTACCAGCAACTGTGTCATCGACGTCTGCTGCGTTTTCTCTCAAAGTGTTGAACGCCTTAATTTGATCTTCGACATCAACACTATTTCCATATATTCGAGATACGAACGTAGTAAATGGCTCAACCCAATCTGAATGCtttgtttcctttttatttaagtaaaaaaaaggagtAGCAAGTTTCTCCATCCTTTAAAATTCCTTATAAAAGAGCCAATGCCCCTATAGTTCTATGCACTCGACAAGCTGACTTAATTGACTAAATTCAGTCAAGCCAACGATGCACTAATCCTCGTTAAGACAAGTGAAGGAATACCTACATAATTTTCTATTATATTTACAAGTCCCTTTGATCTCCTTAAAGCAATATACCGTTGTTTGTGTAGTTACTCAAGTATTCActattctttctttgtaCCACATCTTGTGACTGCCTTCTTTGGGgtaaaattttggaattcGTGGGCGCTAGATAGTTGTATTAAGACCAATATGAGTGAGGCGGTTACAATCAGAACTCGCAAGTTTATGACCAACCGCTTGCTTCAGAGGAAGCAAATggtatgtatttttttgcttataAGTTCTTTACGATCAGACGTGGCATATACTAACATGAGGGCGTTTTAGGTGGTCGACATTTTGCATCCTGGCAAGGCCAACATTTCCAAAAACGATCTTCGTGAAAAATTGGGTCAAATGTACAAGACTGATGCAAGTGCTGTCCAGGCATTTGGTCTTCGTACCCATTATGGTGGTGGAAGAACCACTGGTTTTGCATTGATTTACGACGACGTCGAGGCCATGAAGAAGTTTGAGCCCCATTATCGTCTTGTCCGTGTTGGACATGCCGAGCCTATCCAAAAGGTTGCTCGTCAACAACGCAAGCAACGTAAGAACAGAGGCAAGAAGGTCTTTGGTACTGGCAAGCGTCTTGCCAAGCGCAAGTCTAAGCAACAAGACTAGGCaatcttattttttcttggttcagaaaaataattttcataaaGTAATGAGATGTATTCACTTGATGGAAATGCATTGTTGTATTCGAACGGATTTAATTACGTGTTGCctaaaataatattgttCAGCTTTCGTGTGAACAGTAGTGAATGAAGTAAATAATCTTCAATAACTAGAGTTTGATCTctaatataataatttttgaacatGCGGTATATGTTGTATTTTATGATAGTTTAATAGTTTTGTAATGTAATGATGTTGTTTCTTATTTACTAAAAACATAAGAGTTGAGGGCAGTGTCAATTGATAAAGGAATGGGCTAATATTGACTCAGCTGTTGGAAAAAGgttaaatgaaataaaacaatgGTAAATTGCGTATGCTTTGGTTATTCAATTTACTTATATCATCTACGCATTGATctcaaataca
This portion of the Schizosaccharomyces pombe strain 972h- genome assembly, chromosome: I genome encodes:
- the bro1 gene encoding vacuolar protein-sorting protein, with translation MEKLATPFFYLNKKETKHSDWVEPFTTFVSRIYGNSVDVEDQIKAFNTLRENAADVDDTVAGKDILYSYYGQLDYLSFRFPTGGNGINISFEWSDILDPDADFVKQSSLAFEKASVLFNLVSLLSRMAANHASAYTVDDYKAAANCLQCASGIAKLLRESFIHAPGRDLDSNFLLGIYNLFLGQAQECVLGHMSFSASDSNMNYSLAAKIASSAATLYDSCVHAFESMEPACNPNFIRLASAKKAALEGFSSYFMARAQLEKSKQGLAIGYLQQAKSILSSAQKLFNGIKLSTDFIHKPSLSDYPQTISTFIKSSLSHLLKTAEKDNDFVFHDLVVKEVELPKISPLQALPPLPLEKLYGSQDGFETAKKIVGDDLFKAFVPSAVTTASSLYSEETAKVFRAEQAEVERQNTQMATVFASLDLSRLQEITHSDSKTNFIPKELIEARSQLISFNPTFKIHELFAKSTKLKQIIAKIKSDLEVEANENAKMKAKLGPSWTLSDSLEFAAPYQSELNNYLKTLAEASATDSAISQQYALVKDDVETLCNSSKISALLESSISSTDNSGQSLLDIPIEQEEQERDMKIQLDLLEELQSRVQKLVPERQTTLQALQQKCLQDDISESLMQNSKRKDSALDTNQLFELELKKFDPLRNRLHASYRQQQLLLNEMRNVTQKLKQNPEFLRKMEVYNNQFSKNKELCSNLLSSSLTAKAISEGVSKGLEYYKTVEQRLAEINKTLGEQLLLRRKQGATCLSKLSSSSSSHTSISSNMRNLHI
- the cpp1 gene encoding protein farnesyltransferase beta subunit Cpp1, with the translated sequence MDELSETQVMQNETATAVLPLLNGESQSFNLQKHLKYLTKMLDPLPSPFTVLDASRAWMVYWELSSLAILGKLDSSVCERAISSVRQLKGPSGGFCGGNGQDEHLLSTYASILSICLCDSTDAYSLIERDRLYDWLFSLKNPDGSFRVNNEGESDARSVYAAVCVSSLVGISMDDPLFEGTLQWLCKCQTYEGGLSGVPYAEAHGGYTFCALAAIALLGGLDNLNEIKLSTWLVQRQDPALYGFSGRSNKLVDGCYSWWVGASHVIVASGYGSASHKSLPNLFYNPEKLLGYILQCCQSTSGGLRDKPPKRPDQYHTCYCLLGLSSIAYDYRYHTSDGWSYKPSILHSSLSSLLPAHPIYCVPFGFEERIKSYFLSQESSKF
- the rps2401 gene encoding 40S ribosomal protein eS24 codes for the protein MSEAVTIRTRKFMTNRLLQRKQMVVDILHPGKANISKNDLREKLGQMYKTDASAVQAFGLRTHYGGGRTTGFALIYDDVEAMKKFEPHYRLVRVGHAEPIQKVARQQRKQRKNRGKKVFGTGKRLAKRKSKQQD